From the Natronococcus sp. AD-5 genome, one window contains:
- a CDS encoding NAD(P) transhydrogenase subunit alpha yields the protein MSEIVTYLTFFVLAAFLGYSVITKIPATLHTPLMSGSNAITGITLVGAVVVAGSGSTTLATALGFVAVVMATINVVGGYLVSHFMLSDFHGGGD from the coding sequence GTGAGTGAGATTGTCACTTACCTGACTTTCTTCGTGCTGGCTGCGTTCCTCGGCTACTCGGTTATCACGAAGATTCCGGCCACGCTCCACACACCGTTGATGTCCGGATCCAACGCTATCACGGGAATCACGCTGGTGGGAGCGGTAGTCGTCGCGGGCTCGGGTTCCACAACTCTCGCGACGGCGCTCGGCTTCGTTGCAGTGGTCATGGCCACGATAAACGTTGTTGGGGGCTACCTCGTGAGCCACTTCATGCTCTCGGATTTCCACGGTGGAGGTGACTGA
- a CDS encoding NAD(P)(+) transhydrogenase (Re/Si-specific) subunit beta, with the protein MVEVFSDTVLSTVYLVAAILFIQGLRDMTHPRTAVRGNFTSAAGMFVAVAATIVWFEILQPWVMIAGLVVGTAIGVGLSVTVKMTEMPQLVGLFNGLGGGASALVAGAEVLQLGSTNGGVLPVDVGVAAAASGIVGAVTFTGSMVAAGKLHGLITGSAIRYNGEHVVKLAFLLVAMLSGLHMVVHPNLLGNSLQGAWIPSYWVLIVAASALGVLLVIPIGGADMPVVIALLNAYSGLAAAGTGFVLGNSALIIAGTLVGAAGMILTVIMCESMNRSLSNVLFGGFGQEAASTEEMDEIYEGNITETSPEEVEMLLDTAGRVVIVPGYGMAVAQAQHAVAELAELLDENGVDVEFGIHPVAGRMPGHMNVLLAEADVPYDMMKELEVINPTFSQTDVVIVTGSNDVVNPLANTDDSSPISGMPVLNVGEAGTVVVNKRSLSPGFSGIPNPLFAEDNCLMLFGDGQEMMQECVSQYKETH; encoded by the coding sequence ATGGTCGAAGTCTTTTCTGATACGGTTCTATCGACGGTGTATCTTGTAGCCGCAATCCTGTTCATTCAGGGGCTGCGGGATATGACTCATCCTCGAACAGCAGTCAGGGGAAATTTTACGTCGGCGGCGGGGATGTTCGTTGCCGTCGCGGCGACTATCGTCTGGTTTGAGATCCTCCAGCCGTGGGTGATGATCGCTGGCCTCGTAGTTGGTACCGCGATTGGAGTCGGACTCTCCGTCACGGTCAAGATGACCGAAATGCCCCAGCTCGTCGGCCTGTTCAACGGCCTGGGCGGTGGTGCCTCGGCACTTGTCGCTGGCGCGGAGGTCCTCCAGCTCGGATCGACGAACGGTGGTGTGCTCCCCGTCGATGTGGGAGTCGCTGCGGCCGCCTCGGGAATTGTCGGCGCGGTTACGTTTACCGGGAGCATGGTTGCCGCAGGCAAGTTACACGGACTAATCACCGGCTCGGCCATCCGGTACAACGGCGAACACGTCGTCAAACTCGCGTTCCTATTGGTCGCTATGCTGAGTGGCCTTCACATGGTCGTCCATCCGAATCTTCTCGGAAATTCCCTGCAGGGAGCCTGGATACCATCCTACTGGGTCCTGATCGTAGCGGCGTCGGCACTAGGCGTCCTGCTGGTCATCCCGATTGGCGGGGCGGATATGCCGGTCGTCATTGCCCTATTAAACGCCTACTCCGGTCTGGCAGCCGCCGGGACGGGATTCGTGCTCGGAAATAGTGCTCTGATCATCGCTGGAACCTTGGTCGGTGCGGCTGGTATGATTCTCACGGTGATTATGTGCGAATCCATGAATCGATCCCTGTCAAACGTCCTGTTCGGTGGGTTCGGCCAGGAAGCGGCCTCAACCGAAGAGATGGACGAGATCTACGAAGGGAACATCACCGAGACCTCCCCCGAAGAGGTCGAAATGCTACTCGACACGGCCGGGCGAGTGGTCATCGTGCCAGGATACGGTATGGCGGTTGCCCAGGCTCAACACGCTGTGGCGGAATTGGCGGAACTACTCGACGAGAACGGTGTGGACGTTGAGTTCGGGATCCATCCGGTCGCCGGACGAATGCCAGGTCACATGAACGTGCTCCTAGCCGAGGCGGATGTCCCCTACGATATGATGAAGGAGCTGGAGGTGATTAACCCGACGTTCTCACAGACGGACGTCGTGATAGTCACCGGGTCGAACGACGTGGTGAACCCACTAGCTAACACCGACGATTCCAGTCCGATCTCAGGGATGCCTGTGCTCAATGTTGGAGAGGCCGGGACGGTGGTCGTCAACAAGCGGAGCCTCAGCCCCGGATTCTCCGGCATCCCGAACCCCCTGTTCGCCGAGGACAACTGCCTCATGCTCTTCGGAGACGGCCAGGAGATGATGCAAGAGTGCGTCAGCCAGTACAAAGAGACCCACTGA
- a CDS encoding DUF7563 family protein has translation MSECAACGEYVTNDFVRIFGIDGEV, from the coding sequence ATGTCCGAATGCGCTGCGTGCGGCGAGTACGTGACGAACGATTTCGTCCGAATTTTCGGCATTGACGGAGAAGTATAG
- a CDS encoding Lrp/AsnC family transcriptional regulator translates to MDKKDIQILKTLQDLETTSTEAVSDATGIPLSTIHYRLNNLRDAGVIKNDRLDLDLGEFGLGVTILVEVFTKDDQYHTESVQVIAEIEGVTKVFFTMGSTDFIALARLPGSDSVERLISDFEELDEVARTDSTFVIERELDSHYPLQHYMEKTLVD, encoded by the coding sequence ATGGATAAGAAGGATATTCAAATACTGAAGACCCTGCAAGACCTTGAAACAACGAGTACAGAGGCGGTGAGCGACGCGACAGGGATTCCTCTCTCGACGATTCACTACCGCCTCAATAATCTCCGAGATGCCGGCGTTATCAAAAACGACCGATTGGACCTTGATCTCGGCGAATTCGGATTAGGGGTTACAATCCTTGTAGAGGTCTTCACGAAAGACGATCAATACCATACTGAGAGCGTCCAAGTAATCGCCGAAATCGAAGGGGTGACAAAGGTGTTCTTCACAATGGGGAGCACAGATTTCATCGCACTCGCGCGACTGCCTGGTAGTGACAGCGTTGAACGCCTTATCTCTGACTTCGAAGAACTTGACGAGGTTGCCCGAACTGATTCCACATTCGTGATTGAGCGCGAACTTGATAGCCATTATCCACTTCAGCACTATATGGAGAAAACACTCGTTGACTAG
- a CDS encoding DMT family transporter has product MVMVFWNQLRMPAGLAIIGLGFLWGAGFPAIGIVDTELPPLGAAGIRYAVSGCLVLVYAAIITDRLLPQTQRELFGIIIVGGFMFGGYQAGLYLGTQYISGAVASVITTMSPMVAALVAVPILGESRGLLDAVGFCLGLTGVITLSQPAVGITSLSSTSIGVRVVFLGTTLFAVGSVTVQLFDESLPMEALQGWAMLVGAGFLFCGAIIRGEPVPAVHSLSPVALGSFLYITLIAGAGGLSPLFSTDALYWSNGNYTGGISRADCSDNRVSTTPRADNWSND; this is encoded by the coding sequence ATGGTAATGGTATTCTGGAACCAACTCCGCATGCCTGCTGGTCTCGCCATCATTGGTCTCGGGTTCCTCTGGGGAGCTGGCTTTCCTGCAATTGGTATCGTGGACACAGAATTACCTCCATTGGGTGCTGCGGGAATCCGATATGCTGTGTCTGGTTGCCTCGTTCTTGTCTACGCAGCCATCATAACGGACCGTCTGCTGCCACAAACCCAGCGCGAACTCTTCGGTATCATCATCGTTGGTGGGTTCATGTTCGGCGGCTATCAAGCCGGCTTATACCTAGGTACACAGTACATCTCAGGAGCGGTTGCATCTGTTATTACAACTATGTCTCCTATGGTCGCTGCACTCGTCGCTGTCCCGATCCTTGGTGAATCCCGTGGCCTCCTTGACGCGGTCGGATTTTGCCTTGGACTTACCGGCGTTATCACCCTCTCGCAACCCGCGGTTGGAATTACATCACTCTCATCGACGTCAATTGGAGTACGAGTTGTATTCCTTGGGACCACGTTGTTTGCAGTTGGCTCTGTCACTGTCCAATTATTCGATGAAAGTCTTCCAATGGAAGCGCTTCAAGGGTGGGCAATGCTCGTCGGAGCGGGATTCTTGTTCTGTGGAGCCATTATTCGTGGTGAACCGGTTCCCGCAGTCCATTCTTTATCCCCGGTTGCTCTTGGCTCATTTCTCTACATCACGCTGATCGCTGGTGCTGGGGGGCTATCTCCTCTATTTTCGACTGATGCGTTATATTGGAGCAACGGAAACTACACTGGTGGCATATCTCGAGCCGATTGCAGCGACAACCGTGTCAGTACTACTCCTCGGGCAGACAATTGGAGCAACGACTAG
- a CDS encoding glycosyl hydrolase family 28-related protein, producing the protein MSYSGLRRRDVLRTVIGGCGALVGCTAAESGASVPTATGVPTEVEALADQFEDRPVWNVEAHGITGDGRTKVGHAVHELLEAVDRAGGGIVYFPPGRYLFERTPLVGDETFLVGAGRSTVFEGTRYIWERGGALLSNRGYDQPGYTGASNWGVANVRIDTPETNGIMPAHADTVRLENIYGDATYCHHIDIVSSRNVVVDGYWASRGGDSVSDTPIQFDVQQTGITRNGIWDGETRTLVMDDDTPTKACTLRDFEIAPKNGATCGVQLHRGKTESITIADGTILGCQYTAIRADRGEPLADLTIDGVSCIDNARGITLGYSDGGRRGVTIDDVTIRTTERGVAAGAGIYAAGVDEADLSNVTVDGAFASGIIFEEMSDLEMSDVTVTGVTRQAFRFRENVEATLTRARAADCGGAGIYSGEGSRVTYGDVTFDGVGREIVADGEIQKEPAPPAS; encoded by the coding sequence ATGTCTTATTCCGGGCTGCGGCGACGAGACGTTCTTCGGACCGTGATCGGCGGCTGCGGGGCACTGGTGGGGTGTACGGCTGCCGAGTCCGGGGCATCGGTCCCGACAGCTACTGGGGTACCTACCGAAGTCGAGGCACTCGCCGACCAGTTCGAGGACCGGCCCGTATGGAACGTCGAGGCGCACGGGATCACGGGCGATGGGAGAACCAAGGTCGGACACGCCGTCCACGAGCTCCTCGAGGCGGTCGACCGAGCTGGCGGTGGGATCGTGTATTTCCCACCCGGGCGGTATCTCTTCGAGCGGACGCCACTGGTGGGCGACGAGACATTCCTCGTGGGAGCAGGTCGCTCGACGGTCTTCGAAGGGACGCGGTACATCTGGGAGCGCGGCGGCGCCTTACTTTCCAACAGGGGGTATGATCAGCCCGGCTACACCGGCGCATCGAACTGGGGGGTTGCCAACGTCCGCATCGACACGCCGGAGACGAACGGCATCATGCCCGCGCATGCCGACACCGTTCGACTGGAGAACATCTACGGCGACGCCACCTATTGCCACCACATCGATATCGTCTCGTCACGAAACGTCGTTGTGGATGGCTACTGGGCCAGCCGGGGCGGGGACAGTGTCTCGGACACACCGATCCAGTTCGACGTGCAACAGACAGGAATCACCCGGAACGGCATCTGGGATGGCGAGACGCGCACGCTCGTCATGGACGACGATACGCCGACGAAAGCATGCACCCTCAGAGACTTCGAGATCGCGCCGAAGAACGGCGCCACCTGCGGCGTCCAGCTCCACCGGGGGAAAACCGAGTCGATCACCATCGCCGATGGCACCATTCTGGGCTGTCAGTACACGGCGATCAGAGCCGATCGGGGTGAGCCACTTGCTGATCTGACGATCGACGGGGTGTCGTGCATCGACAACGCACGCGGGATCACGCTCGGCTACAGTGACGGCGGCCGGCGAGGGGTGACGATCGACGACGTCACGATCAGGACGACCGAGCGCGGGGTGGCTGCCGGCGCGGGGATCTATGCCGCCGGGGTCGACGAGGCTGACCTCTCAAACGTGACCGTCGACGGGGCGTTTGCGAGCGGGATCATCTTCGAGGAGATGAGCGATCTGGAAATGAGCGATGTCACGGTGACGGGGGTGACGCGCCAGGCGTTCCGTTTCCGCGAGAACGTCGAGGCGACACTCACGCGGGCCCGCGCAGCGGATTGCGGTGGGGCTGGCATCTACTCGGGGGAAGGAAGTCGGGTGACCTACGGCGATGTGACGTTCGATGGCGTCGGACGAGAGATAGTGGCCGATGGGGAGATTCAGAAGGAGCCCGCACCGCCAGCATCGTGA
- a CDS encoding sodium:calcium antiporter, whose protein sequence is MINGSLVVFAALFLLGVMIVIGFVELFIEAVAQSAASLGVSGFFLAVVLAGIDLENAVLGVTAAVVSLPDLALGTVFGESLFVLAVAVGMAGLFVPFRMSVPPVYLVMLVLAPLPAFVMSVGGTISRYEGALLLALFGPLLAYIYWHERRSTTVFLLSEEIGENVDLESASSSVESAADEAMNGGSITNGACIQSSDGATDKRWDFDLDLDLDDLVPDLEDRSGPFNLAIAVFAIVGLTLGSLLTVFSAERIFVTLGISGLAFGATVLSFIASIEELALTVEPVRRGKAHLAVGNIVGSTVFYMTANIGLIIVLHPTDTGAVMAVHWPFFAACLLVVTVMLARGRVTRAGGVVLAALYIGYWIANYAY, encoded by the coding sequence ATGATTAACGGGTCGCTGGTAGTCTTCGCCGCGCTCTTCCTCCTCGGCGTTATGATTGTGATTGGATTTGTCGAACTATTTATCGAGGCCGTCGCCCAGAGCGCCGCTTCGCTCGGAGTCTCCGGATTCTTCCTCGCAGTCGTTCTAGCAGGCATTGACCTCGAAAACGCCGTCCTCGGAGTGACAGCTGCTGTCGTTTCCCTGCCGGATCTCGCTCTCGGCACAGTATTTGGTGAGTCATTGTTCGTCCTCGCTGTCGCTGTCGGCATGGCGGGACTCTTTGTTCCGTTTCGGATGAGCGTTCCGCCCGTCTATCTGGTAATGCTTGTTCTCGCACCGTTGCCGGCGTTCGTGATGTCGGTTGGAGGCACGATCAGCCGATATGAGGGCGCGTTACTTCTCGCCCTGTTCGGCCCGCTGTTGGCATACATCTACTGGCACGAGCGCCGTTCAACGACCGTGTTTCTGCTCTCGGAAGAGATTGGAGAAAACGTCGATCTTGAGTCGGCCAGCTCAAGCGTCGAAAGCGCAGCGGACGAAGCAATGAACGGCGGATCGATCACGAACGGTGCATGCATCCAATCGTCTGACGGCGCGACGGACAAGCGGTGGGACTTTGATCTCGACCTTGACCTCGATGACCTCGTCCCGGATCTCGAGGATCGCAGCGGTCCGTTCAATCTCGCAATCGCAGTCTTCGCAATCGTCGGACTGACGCTTGGCTCGTTGCTCACCGTTTTTAGCGCCGAAAGGATATTCGTGACGCTTGGAATTTCTGGACTCGCGTTCGGCGCGACGGTGCTAAGTTTTATCGCGTCGATCGAGGAACTGGCGCTTACCGTCGAACCCGTCCGCCGAGGGAAGGCGCACCTCGCGGTGGGAAACATCGTCGGGAGTACCGTGTTCTACATGACGGCGAACATTGGACTCATCATTGTCCTCCACCCGACCGATACTGGTGCGGTTATGGCGGTTCATTGGCCATTTTTCGCCGCGTGCCTGCTCGTCGTGACAGTCATGTTAGCCCGCGGACGTGTGACGCGTGCTGGCGGCGTCGTCCTCGCCGCTCTTTACATCGGATATTGGATTGCAAACTATGCCTACTAA
- a CDS encoding sodium:calcium antiporter translates to MIEEFIEGVIEAQGVWLAYIVLIGGAGLLAYSVEKLISYLIRAALGLGISIFALAILFTGFEFDDTAIALVFSAGGLEQVALGTALGTALAITGITLAAAAIYRPFPVDVPRDYLLLFVLSPLILVPFIFISTLTFNHGLALAVIFVVLFGYIICREFQRDIPVFQDSEIAERIEVDGGVPIDRLSIENVDSRTILEDIPEDRFVADRPYEGLFWLTLAFVALGGVVAGAILLEASSEVIAETWGIEHTVFGATILTLVLTFENLLLTIEPIRRGVPEIGIGHVIGSVIFSVTANVGVIAFVADVVISRDVLIFHLPAVIVLTAVAAYFISTGWIRRRHGYILIALYTVYWIAAILIFGGVPIPDPL, encoded by the coding sequence ATGATTGAAGAATTCATCGAAGGCGTCATCGAAGCACAGGGTGTGTGGTTGGCATACATCGTCCTCATCGGGGGGGCCGGCCTTCTCGCCTATAGCGTCGAAAAGCTCATCAGTTATCTCATCCGGGCTGCACTCGGGCTCGGCATCTCCATTTTTGCCCTCGCGATCCTCTTCACCGGGTTTGAATTCGACGATACCGCAATCGCACTCGTATTCAGCGCCGGTGGCCTCGAGCAGGTTGCACTGGGTACGGCTCTCGGAACCGCCTTGGCGATTACCGGGATTACGTTGGCCGCTGCCGCAATCTACAGACCATTTCCGGTAGACGTTCCCCGCGACTACCTATTGCTCTTTGTGCTCTCACCGCTGATTCTCGTACCATTCATATTCATCAGCACGCTGACATTCAATCACGGACTCGCGCTTGCAGTAATTTTTGTCGTGTTATTCGGGTACATCATTTGCCGGGAATTTCAACGTGACATTCCCGTTTTTCAGGATTCGGAAATTGCGGAGCGTATCGAGGTCGACGGGGGTGTTCCGATCGACCGACTCAGCATCGAAAACGTCGACAGCAGGACGATACTCGAAGATATTCCGGAGGATCGGTTCGTCGCGGATCGGCCGTACGAAGGACTCTTCTGGCTCACTCTTGCGTTCGTAGCATTAGGTGGCGTGGTCGCAGGTGCAATCCTTCTTGAAGCGAGTTCGGAGGTGATCGCCGAGACATGGGGCATTGAGCATACCGTCTTCGGCGCCACAATTTTAACTCTCGTTCTGACGTTCGAGAATTTGTTACTAACGATCGAACCAATACGTCGCGGCGTCCCGGAGATCGGGATTGGTCACGTCATCGGCAGCGTAATCTTCTCAGTTACTGCGAACGTCGGAGTGATCGCGTTTGTGGCAGACGTGGTCATTTCTCGAGATGTCCTTATCTTCCACCTGCCAGCCGTAATCGTTCTGACTGCTGTCGCCGCGTACTTCATCTCTACCGGATGGATTAGACGCCGACATGGATACATTCTCATCGCTCTATACACCGTCTATTGGATCGCCGCCATTCTGATCTTCGGTGGAGTTCCAATTCCGGATCCGCTTTGA
- a CDS encoding DUF4242 domain-containing protein: MTDNDLKNFLILRILDKPITEDELETAGEQSGAVLQALRDEGVGIRWVESEVLTDGDERITGTFCHYRAEDEEAIQEHAERAGLPATRVDRRGQPLEGE, encoded by the coding sequence ATGACCGATAACGACTTGAAGAACTTCCTGATCCTTCGTATACTCGACAAACCAATTACCGAAGATGAGCTTGAAACCGCTGGCGAACAATCAGGTGCAGTCTTACAAGCTCTTCGCGACGAAGGTGTCGGCATCCGGTGGGTAGAGTCCGAAGTTCTGACCGACGGCGATGAACGAATCACCGGCACTTTCTGTCACTACCGAGCCGAGGACGAGGAAGCCATTCAGGAGCACGCCGAACGGGCGGGTCTCCCGGCTACACGAGTCGATCGTCGCGGTCAACCGCTCGAAGGGGAGTAA
- the fer gene encoding ferredoxin Fer, with amino-acid sequence MAYDLPNVRLGDHAKEEDEDDTGGQVRTVEYLNYEVLDEYGWSFEDEDLFEKAAEVDLDEIDHGTIEVRGRRYILDAAEDHDFEWPFECRAASCANCAGIVYEGELAMDMDLILTEEEVEERRIVLTCQAVPVSDEVKLIYNAMYLDYLQDRVIGVREV; translated from the coding sequence ATGGCATACGATCTCCCGAACGTCCGACTCGGCGATCACGCCAAAGAGGAAGACGAGGACGACACCGGCGGCCAAGTACGGACGGTCGAGTATCTCAACTACGAGGTGCTGGACGAATACGGTTGGAGTTTCGAAGATGAGGACCTCTTCGAGAAAGCCGCCGAGGTCGACCTCGACGAGATTGATCACGGAACGATCGAGGTCCGGGGCCGTCGGTATATTCTCGACGCGGCCGAAGACCACGATTTCGAGTGGCCGTTCGAGTGTCGCGCCGCCTCATGTGCGAACTGTGCTGGTATCGTATACGAGGGTGAACTTGCGATGGACATGGACCTCATCCTCACCGAAGAGGAGGTCGAAGAGCGACGGATCGTCCTAACCTGTCAGGCGGTTCCGGTTAGCGACGAGGTGAAGCTCATCTACAACGCGATGTACCTCGACTACCTGCAGGATCGAGTTATCGGTGTACGCGAGGTGTAG
- a CDS encoding amphi-Trp domain-containing protein: protein MCSNVEFPDDETSERKVITDGFFEREVQLSRTKAASFLREIADALENDSSLTVSGSTWEIPFEYREPIEIEVEFGGQRTKELEIELEFEQTQDGNSLSVE, encoded by the coding sequence ATGTGCAGCAACGTCGAGTTTCCCGACGACGAGACGTCCGAGCGCAAGGTCATCACGGACGGATTCTTCGAGCGAGAGGTTCAGCTCTCCCGAACGAAAGCGGCCAGTTTTCTCCGCGAAATCGCGGACGCCCTCGAGAACGACTCGTCGCTGACGGTCTCGGGAAGCACGTGGGAGATACCCTTCGAGTATCGCGAGCCGATCGAGATCGAGGTCGAGTTTGGCGGGCAGCGGACAAAGGAGCTCGAGATCGAACTCGAATTCGAACAGACGCAGGACGGAAATAGTCTCAGCGTCGAGTGA
- a CDS encoding class I SAM-dependent methyltransferase → MFDKQYYFGIYHWRRRFRLIATATFVLAVAIYFGSRTKLRRRRIASATVSLVAAVYEGRSLLRLVSPPPWCLERYKYDALAARLPLDRANRVLDVGCGTGRSLVGVAPHIPNGSDGPDVIAVDVFDDRIILGNGPRLARRNAGRAGLAVEPVVGDAAKLPLRDGAADVVTACRVLHDLPTPAVDEALRELRRVCASDGTLGVLALPILPDGVETDYDADLDPESYWVERVSDAAFAVEAVERLERGDGTEPYVIIVAAPSASSTPLLD, encoded by the coding sequence GTGTTCGATAAACAATATTATTTCGGTATCTACCACTGGCGACGACGGTTTCGATTAATAGCTACTGCGACGTTCGTACTCGCAGTTGCGATCTACTTCGGTAGCAGAACGAAACTCCGGCGCCGACGGATCGCTTCGGCGACCGTCTCGCTTGTCGCGGCCGTCTACGAGGGACGGTCCCTGCTCCGACTCGTCTCCCCGCCACCGTGGTGCCTCGAGCGGTACAAGTACGACGCGCTCGCAGCTCGACTTCCGCTCGATCGCGCGAATCGAGTGCTCGACGTAGGCTGTGGGACGGGACGCTCTCTCGTGGGAGTCGCACCGCACATTCCGAACGGTTCGGACGGCCCGGACGTGATCGCCGTCGACGTCTTTGATGATCGAATAATCCTCGGCAACGGCCCGCGACTGGCCCGACGGAACGCCGGCCGCGCCGGACTTGCGGTCGAACCAGTCGTTGGAGACGCCGCGAAGCTCCCGCTCCGTGACGGGGCGGCGGACGTCGTTACCGCCTGTCGCGTCCTTCATGACCTCCCTACGCCGGCGGTCGACGAGGCGCTCAGAGAGCTGCGACGCGTCTGCGCTTCAGACGGAACGCTCGGCGTGTTGGCGTTACCGATACTTCCCGACGGCGTCGAGACCGACTACGACGCCGACCTCGATCCGGAATCGTACTGGGTCGAACGGGTCTCGGACGCCGCGTTCGCAGTCGAAGCCGTTGAGCGCCTCGAGCGGGGCGACGGGACGGAGCCGTACGTCATCATCGTCGCTGCACCGAGCGCGTCGTCGACACCGTTGCTCGATTAA
- a CDS encoding pyrroloquinoline quinone-dependent dehydrogenase, whose translation MAIEEDRAVQAAKDTIVRETDQGYRVLGSPEKSVTHQHDVDRIEDFNITNEMIRESGNNPEAWLTYGGNYEQHRRTTADVITPENAADLEVEYVLDVGAGSSMEGTPLIVPGDPPIMYQSNGPNHVKAIDAREGEVLWSYTYAVPSDVVLCCDDNNRGVAVYGDKAFMTTLDSGVVALNRYTGEEVWYTSTADHEEGYSATWAPIAFDGIIFTGSAGGEYGVRGFHTALDAETGEQLWHTWTSPEEEWVGDSINQSCSTNWMNATVDVENRRLHLPIGNPGPDFDGSVRPGPNRNSCGTLTLDMDTGERIWAFQEVPHDVWDYDSAAPRIFIRDFEIEHRNKTTDVVVSAGKTGWVYTMDAETGELLERSEPGVQQLNMYRMIPHIDEGRRMPFMPGAMGGNDWQPPAYNSETGLAYMKMNNSPQEAWWRFEEYEEGKKYWGGILEDHTEAVPDDYNEKISAIVAIDPETGELVWRDWIESDAYIWGGLMTTETGVVFTGTQNGDFIAYDGGSGERLWEYDLGEASIASSPMSWYDPETEKQYVAIQVGGSGWLRRGAGGRDTRLAVFSMQK comes from the coding sequence ATGGCAATTGAAGAAGACAGGGCCGTACAGGCCGCAAAGGATACGATCGTTCGAGAAACAGACCAGGGATACCGAGTGCTCGGCTCCCCCGAGAAATCGGTCACGCACCAGCACGACGTCGATCGGATTGAAGATTTCAATATCACCAACGAGATGATCCGCGAGTCGGGGAACAACCCCGAAGCGTGGCTTACCTATGGCGGTAACTACGAACAGCACCGCCGGACGACGGCTGACGTCATCACTCCCGAAAACGCCGCCGATCTCGAGGTCGAGTACGTACTCGACGTGGGCGCCGGTTCGAGTATGGAGGGAACGCCGCTGATCGTCCCCGGCGATCCGCCGATCATGTACCAGTCAAACGGCCCGAACCATGTGAAAGCCATCGACGCCCGAGAGGGCGAGGTTCTCTGGAGCTACACGTACGCCGTCCCCTCGGACGTTGTGCTGTGTTGCGACGACAACAACCGGGGCGTTGCCGTCTACGGCGATAAGGCGTTCATGACGACCCTCGATTCGGGCGTCGTCGCGCTCAACCGCTACACGGGTGAAGAGGTATGGTATACGTCCACTGCAGACCACGAGGAGGGTTATTCGGCAACGTGGGCACCGATTGCCTTCGACGGGATAATATTCACGGGCAGCGCTGGCGGTGAATACGGCGTCCGCGGATTCCACACAGCCCTCGACGCAGAAACCGGCGAGCAGCTATGGCATACGTGGACTTCGCCTGAGGAAGAGTGGGTCGGCGACAGTATCAATCAGTCCTGTTCAACGAACTGGATGAACGCGACAGTCGACGTCGAAAACCGGCGACTGCACCTTCCGATCGGCAATCCGGGACCGGACTTTGACGGTTCCGTCCGACCAGGACCGAACCGGAACAGCTGCGGGACGCTGACGCTCGATATGGATACTGGTGAGCGAATTTGGGCCTTCCAAGAGGTTCCCCACGACGTCTGGGACTACGACTCCGCGGCCCCACGGATCTTCATCCGCGACTTCGAAATTGAGCATCGCAACAAGACGACCGACGTCGTCGTGTCTGCGGGGAAGACGGGCTGGGTCTACACGATGGACGCCGAGACCGGCGAACTCTTAGAGCGGAGCGAACCGGGCGTCCAGCAGCTGAACATGTACCGGATGATCCCCCACATCGACGAGGGTCGCCGGATGCCGTTCATGCCCGGCGCGATGGGCGGGAATGACTGGCAGCCGCCGGCCTACAACTCCGAGACTGGGCTAGCGTATATGAAGATGAACAATTCGCCACAGGAGGCATGGTGGCGATTTGAGGAGTACGAAGAGGGCAAGAAGTACTGGGGTGGCATCTTAGAGGACCACACTGAGGCGGTTCCGGACGATTACAACGAAAAGATCAGCGCCATTGTCGCGATCGACCCCGAAACAGGCGAGCTCGTCTGGCGCGATTGGATCGAGAGCGACGCCTACATCTGGGGCGGCCTGATGACGACCGAAACCGGCGTGGTCTTCACCGGCACCCAAAATGGCGACTTCATCGCCTACGACGGCGGGTCCGGCGAGCGCCTCTGGGAGTACGACCTCGGTGAGGCGTCCATCGCCAGCAGCCCGATGAGCTGGTACGATCCCGAGACCGAAAAGCAGTACGTCGCGATCCAGGTCGGCGGCAGCGGCTGGCTCCGGCGCGGCGCCGGCGGACGCGATACCCGGCTAGCTGTCTTCTCGATGCAGAAGTAG